Proteins co-encoded in one Salarias fasciatus chromosome 4, fSalaFa1.1, whole genome shotgun sequence genomic window:
- the ccdc97 gene encoding coiled-coil domain-containing protein 97 encodes MQFSMWGEIESDSSVKTQPCCNEKDGESESSEEPPAQTPKEDLMSPADPRRHLQDPQCVVDVQQVDQNESSNVNAMIEVVAMSGSLVKSQQIGEAELTLEERRKELLQQYHRRPLVFLERYHTCLKPQHLSAFSNVSSDPRAQHYSKVIQRRTAGNTNRTRVRNQRYAALRALQKGGEYFSEEQMRMREPLLYEQYIGQYLTDEEVLERSQEAMSDGVQSEPGAPGGGTGGLAHLLLNSYQERLIQNRLQEQQEREEGAEEEEEEEEEEDDVGGGGQPKDWEPTAEEKALLREEFISQMHHRFLDGKDKDFNYSEVDENPDYDNLDIVSRDAEDKYFDEDDEEEEDEVENDDEEEKMTE; translated from the exons ATGCAGTTCAGTATGTGGGGAGAGATTGAGTCAGATTCTTCGGTTAAAACACAGCCTTGTTGTAATGAGAAAGATGGTGAGAGTGAGTCGTCAGAAGAACCGCCGGCACAGACCCCGAAAGAGGACTTGATGAGCCCAGCAGACCCCCGGCGGCATCTGCAGGACCCCCAG TGTGTTGTGGACGTGCAGCAGGTGGACCAGAACGAGTCCAGTAACGTGAACGCCATGATCGAGGTGGTCGCCATGAGTGGAAGCCTCGTGAAAAGCCAACAGATAGGAGAGGCTGAATTAACCTTAGAGGAACGCaggaaggagctgctgcagcagtacCACAGAAGACCTCTGGTGTTCCTGGAGAGGTACCAT ACTTGTCTCAAGCCGCAGCACCTGTCAGCGTTTTCAAACGTCAGCTCAGATCCTCGAGCCCAGCACTACAGTAAAGTGATTCAGAGGCGAACTGCAGGAAACACCAACAGGACCAGAGTCAGAAACCAGCGCTACGCAGCCCTCCGAGCTCTGCAGAAAG GGGGTGAATACTTCAGTGAAGAACAGATGCGAATGAGGGAGCCACTTCTCTATGAACAGTACATTGGTCAATATCTTACTGATGAAGag GTGCTGGAGCGCTCCCAGGAGGCCATGTCTGATGGTGTACAGAGTGAACCGGGAGCACCAGGGGGAGGCACCGGAGGGCTCGCCCACCTCCTCCTCAACTCCTACCAGGAGCGGCTCATCCAGAATCGTCTGCAAGAGCAGcaggaaagagaggagggagcggaagaggaggaagaggaggaggaggaagaagatgatGTTG GCGGTGGCGGTCAGCCGAAGGACTGGGAGCCGACGGCAGAGGAGAAGGCTTTGCTGAGGGAGGAGTTCATCAGTCAGATGCACCATCGGTTCCTCGATGGCAAAGATAAGGATTTCAACTACAG TGAAGTGGATGAGAACCCAGATTATGACAACTTGGACATAGTCAGCAGGGACGCAGAGGATAAATACTTTGATGAAgatgacgaagaggaggaagatgaggtgGAAAATGATGACGAGGAAGAAAAAATGACCGAATAG
- the arhgap17b gene encoding rho GTPase-activating protein 17b isoform X2: protein MKKQFNRMRQLANQTVGRAEKTEVLSDDLLQIERRMDTVRSVSHNMHKKLAACMQGQLGTDNERRQKKLPLTALSQAMQEGGGQLGDESLIGKMMDVCGEAESHLAAELLQHEVTVERDILEPLNQLAEVEIPNILKQRKQLAKLVLDYDSAKTRWVQATKSSNQAMAAKVDSLKDEMDEALNKVEMCKDQLSADMYSFASKEGDYARYYVLLLEAQAEYHRKSLAALEAAIPTIKTQQDSWMERPAFGTALEEHLKRTNREIALPIEACVMMLLETGMREEGLFRIAAGASKLKKLKAALDCSTSQLEEFYSDPHAVAGALKSYLRELPEPLMTFGLYDEWTQASNVSDPDKRLQALWMTCDQLPKAHKANFKYLVKFLAKLAQDSEVNKMTPSNIAIVLGPNLLWAKTEGTLAEMAAATSVHVVAIIEPIIQHADWFFPDDLDFNVSGMFSMPSHPPTPDLEPGLDRKRPGSQGHDGDSHTPRKDSPVNKQPEPTPRRLGTVNRKPLTSPTFQPSLPPLEAGGPAPLELPPQPLTDAEQAGPSAGSVGGGGGLGGGVQVATVPPQFVNQLSAEESSPAREHVSTPPPQRNGSAHLTVGTPHGGSRGPSPHMSRRGTKKQAPAPPKQASPFASPYHPPVTPRRLTSKEALIHAPSHPPPQPPQAHGESDPSPPRTPTPPDTPPHDGSHSIPHPSYNSGSLPRPSRPVPKPRPRPSMPPPPQPAANDGSNDLLSSASKIITDV from the exons ATGAAGAAGCAGTTTAATCGCATGAGGCAGCTTGCCAACCAGACCGTAGGAAG GGCGGAGAAAACCGAGGTCCTGAGTGATGACCTCCTCCAG ATCGAGAGGCGGATGGATACGGTGCGCTCGGTGTCGCACAACATGCACAAGAAGCTGGCGGCGTGCATGCAAGGCCAGCTGGGCACGGACAACGAGAGGAGACAA aaaaagCTGCCGCTGACGGCGCTGTCCCAGGCCATGCAGGAAGGAGGCGGGCAGCTCGGAGACGAAAGCCTGATTGG CAAGATGATGGACGTGtgtggagaggcagagagccaTTTAGCCGCCGAACTGCTGCAGCATGAAGTGACGGTGGAGCGAGACATCCTGGAACCTCTCAACCAGCTGGCAGAG GTTGAGATTCCCAACAtactgaagcagaggaagcaACTGGCCAAGCTGGTTCTCGATTATGACTCAGCTAAGACGAG GTGGGTCCAGGCTACAAAGTCCAGCAACCAGGCCATGGCAGCTAAAGTCGATTCGCTCAAAGACGAGATGGATGAAGCTCTCAATAAAGTAGAAATGTGCAAG GACCAGCTCTCTGCAGACATGTACTCCTTCGCTTCCAAAGAGGGAGACTACGCACGCTATTACGTCCTG TTGTTAGAGGCCCAGGCagagtaccacaggaagtctCTGGCGGCTCTGGAAGCAGCCATACCAACGATCAAAACGCAGCAAG ACTCGTGGATGGAGAGGCCGGCGTTCGGCACGGCCCTGGAGGAACACCTGAAGCGGACGAACCGTGAGATCGCCCTGCCGATAGAGGCCTGCGTCATGATGCTGCTGGAGACCGGCATGAGGGAGGAG GGTCTCTTCAGAATAGCAGCCGGAGCTTCAAAACTGAAGAAGCTCAAAGCGGCGTTGGACTGCTCCACCTCGCAGCTGGAGGAGTTCTACTCCGATCCCCACGCCGTCGCTG GAGCTCTAAAGTCCTACCTCAGGGAACTTCCGGAACCGCTGATGACTTTTGGCCTGTACGACGAGTGGACACAGGCCTCCAA cgtGTCTGACCCTGACAAGAGGCTTCAGGCTCTGTGGATGACATGTGACCAGCTGCCAAAGGCTCACAAAGCCAACTTCAA gtatCTGGTGAAGTTTCTGGCTAAACTGGCTCAGGACAGCGAGGTCAATAAAATGACTCCCAGCAACATTGCCATCGTTCTGGGACCCAACCTGCTCTGGGCGAAGACCGAGGG GACGCTGGCGGAGATGGCTGCAGCTACGTCTGTCCACGTGGTGGCCATCATTGAGCCCATCATCCAGCACGCCGATTGGTTTTTCCCTGATG ATTTGGATTTCAATGTGTCGGGCATGTTTTCCATGCCCAGCCATCCGCCCACCCCGGACCTCGAACCCGGCTTGGACAGGAAACGCCCCGGCAGCCAGGGGCACGACGGGGACAGTCACACTCCCCGTAAAGACAG CCCTGTTAACAAACAGCCGGAGCCCACTCCACGCAGACTCGGCACTGTAAATAGAAAGCCGCTAACCTCGCCCACCTTCCAACCCTCCCTGCCCCCTCTGGAGGCCGGGGGTCCCGCCCCGCTTGAGCTGCCGCCCCAGCCTCTAACAGACGCCGAGCAGGCCGGCCCGAGCGCGGGTTctgtggggggtggaggtggtctgGGTGGTGGGGTCCAGGTAGCCACAGTGCCACCTCAGTTTGTTAACCAGCTCAGCGCAGAGGAGAGCAG CCCGGCCCGGGAGCACGtgtccacccctcctccccagAGGAATGGTTCAGCCCATCTCACAGTAGGAACCCCTCACGGCGGGTCCCGGGGGCCGAGCCCGCACATGTCCCGCAGAG GCACGAAGAAGCAGGCTCCAGCTCCCCCCAAGCAGGCCAGCCCCTTCGCCTCCCCCTACCACCCCCCCGTCACGCCCCGCCGTCTAACCAGCAAGGAGGCTCTGATCCACGCCCCGAGCCACCCGCCCCCGCAGCCGCCTCAGGCCCACGGGGAGTCGGATCCCTCCCCGCCCAGAACTCCCACCCCGCCTGACACTCCACCTCACGACGGATCACACTCCATCCCGCACCCTTCCTACAATTCCGGCTCGCTGCCTCGCCCCTCGAGACCAGTTCCAAAGCCTCGCCCCCGACCCAGCATGCCGCCGCCCCCGCAGCCCGCAGCCAACGACGGCAGCAATGACCTCCTCAGCTCCGCCTCCAAGATCATCACAG ATGTCTGA
- the arhgap17b gene encoding rho GTPase-activating protein 17b isoform X3 — protein sequence MKKQFNRMRQLANQTVGRAEKTEVLSDDLLQIERRMDTVRSVSHNMHKKLAACMQGQLGTDNERRQKKLPLTALSQAMQEGGGQLGDESLIGKMMDVCGEAESHLAAELLQHEVTVERDILEPLNQLAEVEIPNILKQRKQLAKLVLDYDSAKTRWVQATKSSNQAMAAKVDSLKDEMDEALNKVEMCKDQLSADMYSFASKEGDYARYYVLLLEAQAEYHRKSLAALEAAIPTIKTQQDSWMERPAFGTALEEHLKRTNREIALPIEACVMMLLETGMREEGLFRIAAGASKLKKLKAALDCSTSQLEEFYSDPHAVAGALKSYLRELPEPLMTFGLYDEWTQASNVSDPDKRLQALWMTCDQLPKAHKANFKYLVKFLAKLAQDSEVNKMTPSNIAIVLGPNLLWAKTEGTLAEMAAATSVHVVAIIEPIIQHADWFFPDDLDFNVSGMFSMPSHPPTPDLEPGLDRKRPGSQGHDGDSHTPRKDSPAREHVSTPPPQRNGSAHLTVGTPHGGSRGPSPHMSRRGTKKQAPAPPKQASPFASPYHPPVTPRRLTSKEALIHAPSHPPPQPPQAHGESDPSPPRTPTPPDTPPHDGSHSIPHPSYNSGSLPRPSRPVPKPRPRPSMPPPPQPAANDGSNDLLSSASKIITDGSGLAIKGIGRAIVPEVIVNPQRESSAGQEPAATSDLYSDLNLQTENTAL from the exons ATGAAGAAGCAGTTTAATCGCATGAGGCAGCTTGCCAACCAGACCGTAGGAAG GGCGGAGAAAACCGAGGTCCTGAGTGATGACCTCCTCCAG ATCGAGAGGCGGATGGATACGGTGCGCTCGGTGTCGCACAACATGCACAAGAAGCTGGCGGCGTGCATGCAAGGCCAGCTGGGCACGGACAACGAGAGGAGACAA aaaaagCTGCCGCTGACGGCGCTGTCCCAGGCCATGCAGGAAGGAGGCGGGCAGCTCGGAGACGAAAGCCTGATTGG CAAGATGATGGACGTGtgtggagaggcagagagccaTTTAGCCGCCGAACTGCTGCAGCATGAAGTGACGGTGGAGCGAGACATCCTGGAACCTCTCAACCAGCTGGCAGAG GTTGAGATTCCCAACAtactgaagcagaggaagcaACTGGCCAAGCTGGTTCTCGATTATGACTCAGCTAAGACGAG GTGGGTCCAGGCTACAAAGTCCAGCAACCAGGCCATGGCAGCTAAAGTCGATTCGCTCAAAGACGAGATGGATGAAGCTCTCAATAAAGTAGAAATGTGCAAG GACCAGCTCTCTGCAGACATGTACTCCTTCGCTTCCAAAGAGGGAGACTACGCACGCTATTACGTCCTG TTGTTAGAGGCCCAGGCagagtaccacaggaagtctCTGGCGGCTCTGGAAGCAGCCATACCAACGATCAAAACGCAGCAAG ACTCGTGGATGGAGAGGCCGGCGTTCGGCACGGCCCTGGAGGAACACCTGAAGCGGACGAACCGTGAGATCGCCCTGCCGATAGAGGCCTGCGTCATGATGCTGCTGGAGACCGGCATGAGGGAGGAG GGTCTCTTCAGAATAGCAGCCGGAGCTTCAAAACTGAAGAAGCTCAAAGCGGCGTTGGACTGCTCCACCTCGCAGCTGGAGGAGTTCTACTCCGATCCCCACGCCGTCGCTG GAGCTCTAAAGTCCTACCTCAGGGAACTTCCGGAACCGCTGATGACTTTTGGCCTGTACGACGAGTGGACACAGGCCTCCAA cgtGTCTGACCCTGACAAGAGGCTTCAGGCTCTGTGGATGACATGTGACCAGCTGCCAAAGGCTCACAAAGCCAACTTCAA gtatCTGGTGAAGTTTCTGGCTAAACTGGCTCAGGACAGCGAGGTCAATAAAATGACTCCCAGCAACATTGCCATCGTTCTGGGACCCAACCTGCTCTGGGCGAAGACCGAGGG GACGCTGGCGGAGATGGCTGCAGCTACGTCTGTCCACGTGGTGGCCATCATTGAGCCCATCATCCAGCACGCCGATTGGTTTTTCCCTGATG ATTTGGATTTCAATGTGTCGGGCATGTTTTCCATGCCCAGCCATCCGCCCACCCCGGACCTCGAACCCGGCTTGGACAGGAAACGCCCCGGCAGCCAGGGGCACGACGGGGACAGTCACACTCCCCGTAAAGACAG CCCGGCCCGGGAGCACGtgtccacccctcctccccagAGGAATGGTTCAGCCCATCTCACAGTAGGAACCCCTCACGGCGGGTCCCGGGGGCCGAGCCCGCACATGTCCCGCAGAG GCACGAAGAAGCAGGCTCCAGCTCCCCCCAAGCAGGCCAGCCCCTTCGCCTCCCCCTACCACCCCCCCGTCACGCCCCGCCGTCTAACCAGCAAGGAGGCTCTGATCCACGCCCCGAGCCACCCGCCCCCGCAGCCGCCTCAGGCCCACGGGGAGTCGGATCCCTCCCCGCCCAGAACTCCCACCCCGCCTGACACTCCACCTCACGACGGATCACACTCCATCCCGCACCCTTCCTACAATTCCGGCTCGCTGCCTCGCCCCTCGAGACCAGTTCCAAAGCCTCGCCCCCGACCCAGCATGCCGCCGCCCCCGCAGCCCGCAGCCAACGACGGCAGCAATGACCTCCTCAGCTCCGCCTCCAAGATCATCACAG ATGGATCTGGTCTGGCCATCAAGGGGATTGGAAGAGCGATCGTCCCCGAGGTGATCGTCAACCCGCAAAGGGAGAGCTCTGCTGGTCAGGAGCCCGCCGCCACCTCAGACCTTTACTCGGACCTTAACCTCCAGACCGAGAACACAGCTCTGTGA
- the arhgap17b gene encoding rho GTPase-activating protein 17b isoform X1, with the protein MKKQFNRMRQLANQTVGRAEKTEVLSDDLLQIERRMDTVRSVSHNMHKKLAACMQGQLGTDNERRQKKLPLTALSQAMQEGGGQLGDESLIGKMMDVCGEAESHLAAELLQHEVTVERDILEPLNQLAEVEIPNILKQRKQLAKLVLDYDSAKTRWVQATKSSNQAMAAKVDSLKDEMDEALNKVEMCKDQLSADMYSFASKEGDYARYYVLLLEAQAEYHRKSLAALEAAIPTIKTQQDSWMERPAFGTALEEHLKRTNREIALPIEACVMMLLETGMREEGLFRIAAGASKLKKLKAALDCSTSQLEEFYSDPHAVAGALKSYLRELPEPLMTFGLYDEWTQASNVSDPDKRLQALWMTCDQLPKAHKANFKYLVKFLAKLAQDSEVNKMTPSNIAIVLGPNLLWAKTEGTLAEMAAATSVHVVAIIEPIIQHADWFFPDDLDFNVSGMFSMPSHPPTPDLEPGLDRKRPGSQGHDGDSHTPRKDSPVNKQPEPTPRRLGTVNRKPLTSPTFQPSLPPLEAGGPAPLELPPQPLTDAEQAGPSAGSVGGGGGLGGGVQVATVPPQFVNQLSAEESSPAREHVSTPPPQRNGSAHLTVGTPHGGSRGPSPHMSRRGTKKQAPAPPKQASPFASPYHPPVTPRRLTSKEALIHAPSHPPPQPPQAHGESDPSPPRTPTPPDTPPHDGSHSIPHPSYNSGSLPRPSRPVPKPRPRPSMPPPPQPAANDGSNDLLSSASKIITDGSGLAIKGIGRAIVPEVIVNPQRESSAGQEPAATSDLYSDLNLQTENTAL; encoded by the exons ATGAAGAAGCAGTTTAATCGCATGAGGCAGCTTGCCAACCAGACCGTAGGAAG GGCGGAGAAAACCGAGGTCCTGAGTGATGACCTCCTCCAG ATCGAGAGGCGGATGGATACGGTGCGCTCGGTGTCGCACAACATGCACAAGAAGCTGGCGGCGTGCATGCAAGGCCAGCTGGGCACGGACAACGAGAGGAGACAA aaaaagCTGCCGCTGACGGCGCTGTCCCAGGCCATGCAGGAAGGAGGCGGGCAGCTCGGAGACGAAAGCCTGATTGG CAAGATGATGGACGTGtgtggagaggcagagagccaTTTAGCCGCCGAACTGCTGCAGCATGAAGTGACGGTGGAGCGAGACATCCTGGAACCTCTCAACCAGCTGGCAGAG GTTGAGATTCCCAACAtactgaagcagaggaagcaACTGGCCAAGCTGGTTCTCGATTATGACTCAGCTAAGACGAG GTGGGTCCAGGCTACAAAGTCCAGCAACCAGGCCATGGCAGCTAAAGTCGATTCGCTCAAAGACGAGATGGATGAAGCTCTCAATAAAGTAGAAATGTGCAAG GACCAGCTCTCTGCAGACATGTACTCCTTCGCTTCCAAAGAGGGAGACTACGCACGCTATTACGTCCTG TTGTTAGAGGCCCAGGCagagtaccacaggaagtctCTGGCGGCTCTGGAAGCAGCCATACCAACGATCAAAACGCAGCAAG ACTCGTGGATGGAGAGGCCGGCGTTCGGCACGGCCCTGGAGGAACACCTGAAGCGGACGAACCGTGAGATCGCCCTGCCGATAGAGGCCTGCGTCATGATGCTGCTGGAGACCGGCATGAGGGAGGAG GGTCTCTTCAGAATAGCAGCCGGAGCTTCAAAACTGAAGAAGCTCAAAGCGGCGTTGGACTGCTCCACCTCGCAGCTGGAGGAGTTCTACTCCGATCCCCACGCCGTCGCTG GAGCTCTAAAGTCCTACCTCAGGGAACTTCCGGAACCGCTGATGACTTTTGGCCTGTACGACGAGTGGACACAGGCCTCCAA cgtGTCTGACCCTGACAAGAGGCTTCAGGCTCTGTGGATGACATGTGACCAGCTGCCAAAGGCTCACAAAGCCAACTTCAA gtatCTGGTGAAGTTTCTGGCTAAACTGGCTCAGGACAGCGAGGTCAATAAAATGACTCCCAGCAACATTGCCATCGTTCTGGGACCCAACCTGCTCTGGGCGAAGACCGAGGG GACGCTGGCGGAGATGGCTGCAGCTACGTCTGTCCACGTGGTGGCCATCATTGAGCCCATCATCCAGCACGCCGATTGGTTTTTCCCTGATG ATTTGGATTTCAATGTGTCGGGCATGTTTTCCATGCCCAGCCATCCGCCCACCCCGGACCTCGAACCCGGCTTGGACAGGAAACGCCCCGGCAGCCAGGGGCACGACGGGGACAGTCACACTCCCCGTAAAGACAG CCCTGTTAACAAACAGCCGGAGCCCACTCCACGCAGACTCGGCACTGTAAATAGAAAGCCGCTAACCTCGCCCACCTTCCAACCCTCCCTGCCCCCTCTGGAGGCCGGGGGTCCCGCCCCGCTTGAGCTGCCGCCCCAGCCTCTAACAGACGCCGAGCAGGCCGGCCCGAGCGCGGGTTctgtggggggtggaggtggtctgGGTGGTGGGGTCCAGGTAGCCACAGTGCCACCTCAGTTTGTTAACCAGCTCAGCGCAGAGGAGAGCAG CCCGGCCCGGGAGCACGtgtccacccctcctccccagAGGAATGGTTCAGCCCATCTCACAGTAGGAACCCCTCACGGCGGGTCCCGGGGGCCGAGCCCGCACATGTCCCGCAGAG GCACGAAGAAGCAGGCTCCAGCTCCCCCCAAGCAGGCCAGCCCCTTCGCCTCCCCCTACCACCCCCCCGTCACGCCCCGCCGTCTAACCAGCAAGGAGGCTCTGATCCACGCCCCGAGCCACCCGCCCCCGCAGCCGCCTCAGGCCCACGGGGAGTCGGATCCCTCCCCGCCCAGAACTCCCACCCCGCCTGACACTCCACCTCACGACGGATCACACTCCATCCCGCACCCTTCCTACAATTCCGGCTCGCTGCCTCGCCCCTCGAGACCAGTTCCAAAGCCTCGCCCCCGACCCAGCATGCCGCCGCCCCCGCAGCCCGCAGCCAACGACGGCAGCAATGACCTCCTCAGCTCCGCCTCCAAGATCATCACAG ATGGATCTGGTCTGGCCATCAAGGGGATTGGAAGAGCGATCGTCCCCGAGGTGATCGTCAACCCGCAAAGGGAGAGCTCTGCTGGTCAGGAGCCCGCCGCCACCTCAGACCTTTACTCGGACCTTAACCTCCAGACCGAGAACACAGCTCTGTGA
- the slc5a11 gene encoding sodium/myo-inositol cotransporter 2 isoform X2, which translates to MVLVLAWVFLPIYIASGVTTMPEYLQKRFGGRRTQLFITVLSLFIYIFTKISVDIYAGALFIQLALKWNIYVAVVLLLSITALYTVAGGLAAVIYTDAAQTAIMLVGAVILTVFSFVEVGGWNALLEGYPTSIPSVRLPNSTCGIPRDDAFNLFRHPVTSDLPWPGVIIGMTIPSMWYWCSDQVIVQRSLASKTLTHAKGGSLLAAYMKFLPFFVIMLPGMISRILYTDEVACADPDVCQQVCGNSVGCSDIAYAKLVMQLLPGGLRGLMMAVMIAALMSSLTSIFNSSSTIFTMDLWKSFRSRASEWELMIVGRLFVLVLVVLSVLWIPVVQASQGGQLFIYIQSISTYLQPPVAIIFLCGCFWKRANEKGAFWGLIIGLTIGCIRMVLDFVYPAPLCFEVDDRPGVLKYVHYLYFSMLLSFITLVVVVVISLATEEPRPEQITRLTWFTRFDPLEPKEQVFTVEREITTASSQTGTTNGREAEKSNADSASSVSSVRSQSRFLSAVYWLCGMERRAGGDNDIPMAPPPPEQVIASLEEKPHLQRIVNVNLLVCLAVTAFIVGYWA; encoded by the exons gtgaCGACCATGCCCGAATACCTGCAGAAGCGGTTCGGTGGCAGAAGGACCCAGCTGTTTATAACTGTCTTGTCCTTATTCATTTACATCTTTACTAAAATATCG GTGGACATATATGCAGGTGCGCTGTTCATTCAGCTGGCGTTAAAGTGGAATATCTACGTGgctgtggtgctgctgctgtccatcacGGCCCTCTACACTGTAGCAG GTGGCCTGGCGGCCGTTATCTACACAGACGCGGCTCAGACGGCCATCATGCTCGTCGGAGCCGTGATCCTGACGGTCTTCA GCTTTGTGGAGGTCGGAGGCTGGAACGCTCTGCTGGAGGGCTACCCCACCTCCATCCCCTCCGTCCGTCTGCCTAACTCCACCTGCGGCATCCCCCGCGATGATGCCTTTAACTTATTCAGACAcccggtgacctctgacctgccgtGGCCCGGTGTTATCATTGGCATGACCATCCCCTCCATGTGGTACTGGTGCTCTGATCAG GTCATTGTGCAGCGCTCCCTGGCTTCCAAGACCTTAACCCATGCCAAAGGTGGCTCCCTGCTGGCTGCGTACATGAAGTTTCTGCCTTTCTTTGTCATCATGCTTCCTGGGATGATCAGCAGGATACTTTACACAG ACGAAGTGGCGTGTGCCGATCCTGACGTCTGCCAGCAGGTTTGTGGAAACTCAGTGGGCTGCTCAGACATCGCCTACGCCAAACTGGTCATGCAGCTGCTGCCTGGGG GGCTGCGAGGGCTGATGATGGCTGTGATGATCGCGGCGCTCATGTCCTCCCTGACCTCCATCTTCAACAGTTCCAGCACCATCTTCACCATGGACCTGTGGAAAAGTTTCAGATCCCGAGCCTCTGAATGGGAGCTCATGATCGTGGGCAG gttGTTTGTTCTGGTGCTGGTGGTCTTGTCTGTGCTGTGGATTCCCGTCGTCCAGGCCAGTCAGGGCGGCCAGCTCTTCATCTACATCCAGTCCATCAGCACCTACCTTCAGCCCCCCGTCGCCATCATCTTCCTCTGTGGCTGCTTCTGGAAGAGAGCCAACGAGAAG GGTGCATTCTGGGGCCTCATTATTGGCCTCACGATAGGCTGCATCCGCATGGTGCTGGACTTCGTCTACCCTGCTCCGCTGTGCTTCGAGGTGGATGACAGGCCCGGAGTGTTGAAATACGTCCATTACCTCTACTTCTCCATGCTGCTGTCCTTCATCaccctggtggtggtggtcgtcATCAGCCTGGCCACAGAGGAGCCCAGACCAGAGCAG ATCACCCGTCTGACGTGGTTCACGCGATTCGACCCGCTGGAGCCCAAAGAGCAGGTGTTCACGGTGGAGCGGGAGATCACGACGGCCTCCAGTCAGACGGGAACGACGAACGGACgagaagcagagaaaagcaATGCAG ACTCGGCATCGTCCGTTTCCAGCGTCCGCAGCCAGTCGAGGTTTCTGTCCGCCGTCTACTGGCTCTGTGGGATGGAGAGGAGAGCGGGCGGAGATAACGACATTCCcatggcgccgccgccgcccgaaCAGGTTATCGCCTCGCTGGAGGAAAAGCCTCATCTCCAGCGTATCGTGAACGTGAACCTCCTCGTCTGCCTCGCAGTGACTGCCTTCATCGTCGGCTACTGGGCTTGA